One Scophthalmus maximus strain ysfricsl-2021 chromosome 1, ASM2237912v1, whole genome shotgun sequence genomic region harbors:
- the dytn gene encoding dystrotelin isoform X2 → MDLDVIDGLNEIRPAVYRAAMKLLSLQRVCHLDVLSVRHIMAAIRSLKGTRPQQDEGLNREEVTRTLNRMFHSVSQEVTHHVTGHVTTEAPEKTCSLMLTLFDRAGSVSAASLQTALIALSPDSLLDKYRALVSVCEDTSGSISRSGLRCLLQDLSQVPAAVQEDVVFGDVAVAVRSCFDRVLTPTVTSQHVLSWLQSEPRLLLWLPTLYRLYVSQNVSHMVRCHTCKTSPITGLRYRCLKCVKVHVCQSCFMSQRQTRKHKRQHPVLEYCTQPTWRESLNSLVHSARHTLLPWRYTQREANGRRVLMWPEETHNSALPPSDASTPLVESAVCHSPSSEMPTQQASPLTTEVRNLQRDKWLLEQEMQAWRLTVQSEQGILEDRCSGMEVTMETLRRQNVCVQGLLTQTLNKMEAQQRANDTERGEEEEEEVLTDDSSEDGCQTPSPTIHRDMPPSHAIKEEGPAGDGPIGRENGPEEARLHEEETCLSGEEVDCGMCSPEELVQQTVDMLKTVMEKDMWRERQKGERKGAELLEAADQVGDAVQHLVDAVRTTTH, encoded by the exons ATGGATCTGGATGTCATCG ATGGGCTGAATGAGATCCGTCCGGCGGTGTACCGAGCCGCCATGAAGCTTCTGTCCCTGCAGAGAGTCTGTCACC tggACGTCCTGTCTGTTCGTCACATCATGGCGGCCATCCGCTCCCTGAAGGGGACCCGGCCGCAGCAGGACGAGGGGCTGAACAGGGAGGAAGTGACCCGGACTCTGAACAGGATGTTTCACAGCGTGTCACAGGAAGTGACCCATCATGTGACAGGTCATGTGACCACAGAGGCTCCAGAGAAGACGTGCAGCTTGATGCTGACGCTGTTTGACAG GGCTGGTTCagtttctgctgcttctcttcaaACTGCTCTGATCGCTCTGTCCCCCGACAGTCTGCTGGACAAGTACAGAG ctctGGTGAGTGTTTGTGAGGACACTTCAGGATCCATCAGCAGGTCTGGACTCAGGTGTTTACTTCAGGACCTCAGCCAG GTCCCAGCGGCGGTGCAGGAGGACGTGGTGTTCGGAGATGTGGCGGTGGCGGTGAGGTCGTGTTTCGACAGG gtgtTGACTCctacagtgacatcacaacacGTGTTGTCATGGCTGCAGAGTGAGCCACgcctgttgctatggttacccACTCTCTACCGGCTTTATGTCAGTCAGAACGTCAGTCACATGGTCCGATGTCACACCTGCAAGACCTCCCCCATCACGGGACTCAG gtATCGATGTCTGAAGTGTGTGAAGGTCCACGTGTGTCAGAGCTGCTTCATGAGCCAACGACAGACGAGGAAACACAAGAGACAACATCCAGTCCTGGAGTACTgcacacag CCGACCTGGAGAGAGTCTCTGAACTCGTTGGTGCACAGCGCCCGTCACACCCTTTTGCCATGGCGATACACTCAGAGAGAAGCTAATGGGAGGAGGGTCCTGATGTGGCCGGAGGAGACTCAtaacag TGCCCTGCCCCCTTCTGATGCCTCAACACCATTGGTTGAGTCAGCTGTCTGTCACAGTCCATCCTCAGAGATGCCAACTCAgcag gcGTCGCCCCTGACGACAGAAGTCAggaacctgcagagagacaagTG gCTGCTGGAACAGGAGATGCAGGCGTGGCGGCTCACCGTCCAATCGGAGCAGGGCATCCTGGAGGACAGGTGCTCAGGGATGGAggttaccatggaaacactgAGGCGACAGAACGTCTGTGTGCAGGGGCTGCTCACTCAg ACTCTGAACAAGATGGAGGCTCAACAACGCGCCAATGACACGGAGAGAggcgaagaggaagaggaagaagtgttGACGGACGACAGTAGTGAGGACGGATGTCAAACTCCATCTCCCACAATCCACCGAGACATGCCTCCGTCACATGCCATCAAGGAGGAGGGGCCAGCAGGTGACGGTCCAATAGGACGAGAGAATGGACCAGAGGAGGCAAGACTACATGAAGAAGAAACCTGTCTGTCCGGAGAAGAAGTGGATTGTGGGATGTGTAGTCCAGAGGAGCTGGTCCAACAAACTGTTGACATGCTGAAGACTGTAATGGAGAAAGatatgtggagagagagacagaaag GTGAGAGGAAAGGGGCGGAGCTTCTGGAGGCTGCAGACCAGGTGGGAGATGCAGTTCAGCACCTGGTGGACGCTGTGAGAACTACAACACACTGA
- the dytn gene encoding dystrotelin isoform X1: MDLDVIDGLNEIRPAVYRAAMKLLSLQRVCHLDVLSVRHIMAAIRSLKGTRPQQDEGLNREEVTRTLNRMFHSVSQEVTHHVTGHVTTEAPEKTCSLMLTLFDRAGSVSAASLQTALIALSPDSLLDKYRALVSVCEDTSGSISRSGLRCLLQDLSQVPAAVQEDVVFGDVAVAVRSCFDRVLTPTVTSQHVLSWLQSEPRLLLWLPTLYRLYVSQNVSHMVRCHTCKTSPITGLRYRCLKCVKVHVCQSCFMSQRQTRKHKRQHPVLEYCTQPTWRESLNSLVHSARHTLLPWRYTQREANGRRVLMWPEETHNSALPPSDASTPLVESAVCHSPSSEMPTQQVTSDLTTDCWCDAYLLNVTYCCCCCCCEGVAPDDRSQEPAERQVVRSQPETTNQSPESGSISCLFVIRLLEQEMQAWRLTVQSEQGILEDRCSGMEVTMETLRRQNVCVQGLLTQTLNKMEAQQRANDTERGEEEEEEVLTDDSSEDGCQTPSPTIHRDMPPSHAIKEEGPAGDGPIGRENGPEEARLHEEETCLSGEEVDCGMCSPEELVQQTVDMLKTVMEKDMWRERQKGERKGAELLEAADQVGDAVQHLVDAVRTTTH; the protein is encoded by the exons ATGGATCTGGATGTCATCG ATGGGCTGAATGAGATCCGTCCGGCGGTGTACCGAGCCGCCATGAAGCTTCTGTCCCTGCAGAGAGTCTGTCACC tggACGTCCTGTCTGTTCGTCACATCATGGCGGCCATCCGCTCCCTGAAGGGGACCCGGCCGCAGCAGGACGAGGGGCTGAACAGGGAGGAAGTGACCCGGACTCTGAACAGGATGTTTCACAGCGTGTCACAGGAAGTGACCCATCATGTGACAGGTCATGTGACCACAGAGGCTCCAGAGAAGACGTGCAGCTTGATGCTGACGCTGTTTGACAG GGCTGGTTCagtttctgctgcttctcttcaaACTGCTCTGATCGCTCTGTCCCCCGACAGTCTGCTGGACAAGTACAGAG ctctGGTGAGTGTTTGTGAGGACACTTCAGGATCCATCAGCAGGTCTGGACTCAGGTGTTTACTTCAGGACCTCAGCCAG GTCCCAGCGGCGGTGCAGGAGGACGTGGTGTTCGGAGATGTGGCGGTGGCGGTGAGGTCGTGTTTCGACAGG gtgtTGACTCctacagtgacatcacaacacGTGTTGTCATGGCTGCAGAGTGAGCCACgcctgttgctatggttacccACTCTCTACCGGCTTTATGTCAGTCAGAACGTCAGTCACATGGTCCGATGTCACACCTGCAAGACCTCCCCCATCACGGGACTCAG gtATCGATGTCTGAAGTGTGTGAAGGTCCACGTGTGTCAGAGCTGCTTCATGAGCCAACGACAGACGAGGAAACACAAGAGACAACATCCAGTCCTGGAGTACTgcacacag CCGACCTGGAGAGAGTCTCTGAACTCGTTGGTGCACAGCGCCCGTCACACCCTTTTGCCATGGCGATACACTCAGAGAGAAGCTAATGGGAGGAGGGTCCTGATGTGGCCGGAGGAGACTCAtaacag TGCCCTGCCCCCTTCTGATGCCTCAACACCATTGGTTGAGTCAGCTGTCTGTCACAGTCCATCCTCAGAGATGCCAACTCAgcaggtgacctctgacctcaccaCTGACTGTTGGTGTGATGCTTATTTGTTGAATGTAacttattgttgttgttgttgttgttgtgaaggcGTCGCCCCTGACGACAGAAGTCAggaacctgcagagagacaagTGGTGAGGAGTCAACCAgaaacaaccaatcagagcccaGAGTCTGGATCtatttcttgtttgtttgtcatcaggCTGCTGGAACAGGAGATGCAGGCGTGGCGGCTCACCGTCCAATCGGAGCAGGGCATCCTGGAGGACAGGTGCTCAGGGATGGAggttaccatggaaacactgAGGCGACAGAACGTCTGTGTGCAGGGGCTGCTCACTCAg ACTCTGAACAAGATGGAGGCTCAACAACGCGCCAATGACACGGAGAGAggcgaagaggaagaggaagaagtgttGACGGACGACAGTAGTGAGGACGGATGTCAAACTCCATCTCCCACAATCCACCGAGACATGCCTCCGTCACATGCCATCAAGGAGGAGGGGCCAGCAGGTGACGGTCCAATAGGACGAGAGAATGGACCAGAGGAGGCAAGACTACATGAAGAAGAAACCTGTCTGTCCGGAGAAGAAGTGGATTGTGGGATGTGTAGTCCAGAGGAGCTGGTCCAACAAACTGTTGACATGCTGAAGACTGTAATGGAGAAAGatatgtggagagagagacagaaag GTGAGAGGAAAGGGGCGGAGCTTCTGGAGGCTGCAGACCAGGTGGGAGATGCAGTTCAGCACCTGGTGGACGCTGTGAGAACTACAACACACTGA
- the LOC118313563 gene encoding CD59 glycoprotein — MKRALGICLVICSALVGLGSAIRCYSCKDYTASCSKQRDCSYDDACLTVNERGGMTYRQCLKYSDCEYSRLAQMFPQVSSFTFKCCNSDLCNSAPSSAASSLIGLLASMMIMWWCIH; from the exons ATGAAGCGCGCCCTGGGGATCTGTCTGGtgatctgctctgctctggTTGGACTGG GATCAGCCATTCGGTGTTACAGCTGTAAGGATTATACAGCCAGCTGCTCCAAACAACGAGACTGTAGCTATGACGATGCCTGTCTCACGGTCAACGAGAGGG gtGGGATGACGTACCGTCAGTGTCTGAAGTATTCCGACTGTGAGTACAGCCGTTTGGCCCAGATGTTCCCCCAG GTGTCCAGTTTCACCTTCAAGTGCTGCAACTCCGACCTGTGTaactccgccccctcctctgcgGCAAGCTCTCTAATTGGTCTGCTGGCCTCTATGATGATCATGTGGTGGTGCATCCACTGA
- the dytn gene encoding dystrotelin isoform X3, translated as MDLDVIDGLNEIRPAVYRAAMKLLSLQRVCHLDVLSVRHIMAAIRSLKGTRPQQDEGLNREEVTRTLNRMFHSVSQEVTHHVTGHVTTEAPEKTCSLMLTLFDRAGSVSAASLQTALIALSPDSLLDKYRALVSVCEDTSGSISRSGLRCLLQDLSQVPAAVQEDVVFGDVAVAVRSCFDRVLTPTVTSQHVLSWLQSEPRLLLWLPTLYRLYVSQNVSHMVRCHTCKTSPITGLRYRCLKCVKVHVCQSCFMSQRQTRKHKRQHPVLEYCTQASPLTTEVRNLQRDKWLLEQEMQAWRLTVQSEQGILEDRCSGMEVTMETLRRQNVCVQGLLTQTLNKMEAQQRANDTERGEEEEEEVLTDDSSEDGCQTPSPTIHRDMPPSHAIKEEGPAGDGPIGRENGPEEARLHEEETCLSGEEVDCGMCSPEELVQQTVDMLKTVMEKDMWRERQKGERKGAELLEAADQVGDAVQHLVDAVRTTTH; from the exons ATGGATCTGGATGTCATCG ATGGGCTGAATGAGATCCGTCCGGCGGTGTACCGAGCCGCCATGAAGCTTCTGTCCCTGCAGAGAGTCTGTCACC tggACGTCCTGTCTGTTCGTCACATCATGGCGGCCATCCGCTCCCTGAAGGGGACCCGGCCGCAGCAGGACGAGGGGCTGAACAGGGAGGAAGTGACCCGGACTCTGAACAGGATGTTTCACAGCGTGTCACAGGAAGTGACCCATCATGTGACAGGTCATGTGACCACAGAGGCTCCAGAGAAGACGTGCAGCTTGATGCTGACGCTGTTTGACAG GGCTGGTTCagtttctgctgcttctcttcaaACTGCTCTGATCGCTCTGTCCCCCGACAGTCTGCTGGACAAGTACAGAG ctctGGTGAGTGTTTGTGAGGACACTTCAGGATCCATCAGCAGGTCTGGACTCAGGTGTTTACTTCAGGACCTCAGCCAG GTCCCAGCGGCGGTGCAGGAGGACGTGGTGTTCGGAGATGTGGCGGTGGCGGTGAGGTCGTGTTTCGACAGG gtgtTGACTCctacagtgacatcacaacacGTGTTGTCATGGCTGCAGAGTGAGCCACgcctgttgctatggttacccACTCTCTACCGGCTTTATGTCAGTCAGAACGTCAGTCACATGGTCCGATGTCACACCTGCAAGACCTCCCCCATCACGGGACTCAG gtATCGATGTCTGAAGTGTGTGAAGGTCCACGTGTGTCAGAGCTGCTTCATGAGCCAACGACAGACGAGGAAACACAAGAGACAACATCCAGTCCTGGAGTACTgcacacag gcGTCGCCCCTGACGACAGAAGTCAggaacctgcagagagacaagTG gCTGCTGGAACAGGAGATGCAGGCGTGGCGGCTCACCGTCCAATCGGAGCAGGGCATCCTGGAGGACAGGTGCTCAGGGATGGAggttaccatggaaacactgAGGCGACAGAACGTCTGTGTGCAGGGGCTGCTCACTCAg ACTCTGAACAAGATGGAGGCTCAACAACGCGCCAATGACACGGAGAGAggcgaagaggaagaggaagaagtgttGACGGACGACAGTAGTGAGGACGGATGTCAAACTCCATCTCCCACAATCCACCGAGACATGCCTCCGTCACATGCCATCAAGGAGGAGGGGCCAGCAGGTGACGGTCCAATAGGACGAGAGAATGGACCAGAGGAGGCAAGACTACATGAAGAAGAAACCTGTCTGTCCGGAGAAGAAGTGGATTGTGGGATGTGTAGTCCAGAGGAGCTGGTCCAACAAACTGTTGACATGCTGAAGACTGTAATGGAGAAAGatatgtggagagagagacagaaag GTGAGAGGAAAGGGGCGGAGCTTCTGGAGGCTGCAGACCAGGTGGGAGATGCAGTTCAGCACCTGGTGGACGCTGTGAGAACTACAACACACTGA